The proteins below are encoded in one region of Phaseolus vulgaris cultivar G19833 chromosome 1, P. vulgaris v2.0, whole genome shotgun sequence:
- the LOC137814059 gene encoding putative disease resistance protein RGA1, with protein sequence MTMVESFLFSIADSLIAKLASQLYEEASRVMGLYHHLQEFTHTLSLVKAVLLDAEQKQEHNHELREWLRQLKRVFSDAQDLLDEFECQTLQNQVVKAHGTTKTKVGRFFSSSNPLVFRYKMAQQIKDITNRLDKVAADRRKFGLQTIDVDTRVVHRIEMTHSHVNDSDVIGREHDKGKIIHILMQKNGIDIDKSLSVIPIVGMGGLGKTTLAKFVFNDDRINECFPLKMWVCVSENFDIKQMIVKIINSANDSASHAHAPDFQQNLNILDMEQLQNQLRNKLAGKKFLLILDDVWNEDRVKWVELRNLIQVGAAAGSKILVTTRSHSIASLMGTVSSHILQGLSLEDSTSLFVKWAFKEAEEENYPHLINIGRDIVKKCRGVPLAVRTIGSLLFSKFEANEREYVRDSEIWNLPQKKEDILPTLKLSYDLMPSYLRQCFALFSLYPKDYEFVNFEVTTLWGALGLLGSLKKNMTQEDVANQYFNELLSRSFIQDFVSCGTAYTFKIHDVVHDLALFVAKDECLLVNSHIRCIPESIRHLSFVENDLDGKSFSAKSVGVRTILFPKDGVGANSEAFFTLVSRYKYLHILDLSYSSVGTLPGFIGKLKHLRYLSLYNNKKIRGLPDSICELQSLQVLDLGGCQELEALPKGLRKLISLRDFVITTKQAVLPENDIANLSCLQYLTIECCDNVESLFSGIELPHLKALNVSSCKRLQYLPLDSKHFPALEILCIRICDKLGLSKGPEDQKFILKLKTILFTSLPQLGTLPHWLQGSISTLLSLRLEHCHNLEVLPDWLPMLTSLKALDITDCPKLRSLPDGINCLTALERLEVIDCPELFRKFTLQVGEHWNQMSHIKRISMFERKDLE encoded by the coding sequence ATGACCATGGTCGAATCGTTTCTCTTCAGCATCGCCGACTCACTCATAGCAAAGCTTGCGTCTCAGCTGTATGAAGAAGCTTCTCGGGTGATGGGTTTGTACCACCATCTGCAAGAGTTTACACACACTCTCTCGTTAGTGAAGGCTGTGTTGTTGGATGCTGAGCAAAAGCAGGAGCACAACCATGAGCTGCGGGAATGGCTAAGGCAGCTCAAACGTGTCTTCTCCGATGCCCAAGATCTGTTGGATGAATTTGAGTGCCAAACACTGCAAAATCAAGTTGTCAAAGCTCATGGTACTACCAAAACCAAGGTAGGTCGCTTCTTCTCAAGCTCTAATCCACTTGTTTTTCGTTACAAGATGGCTCAACAAATTAAAGATATCACCAACAGACTAGACAAGGTTGCAGCTGATAGGCGTAAGTTTGGGCTTCAAACAATTGATGTTGACACACGTGTTGTGCATCGGATAGAGATGACACACTCCCATGTGAATGATTCAGATGTGATTGGAAGGGAACATGACAAAGGAAAGATCATACATATTTTGATGCAGAAGAATGGCATTGATATTGATAAAAGTCTCTCTGTTATCCCCATTGTGGGGATGGGAGGTTTGGGAAAGACCACACTTGCAAAGTTTGTGTTTAATGACGACAGGATAAACGAGTGCTTCCCATTGAAGATGTGGGTGTGTGTTTCTGAAAACTTTGACATTAAGCAAATGATTGTTAAAATCATCAATTCTGCTAACGATTCTGCTTCACACGCTCATGCTCCTGATTTCCAACAGAATTTGAACATACTAGACATGGAGCAACTGCAAAATCAATTGAGAAACAAACTTGCTGGTAAAAAATTCTTACTCATCTTGGACGATGTATGGAATGAAGACCGTGTTAAATGGGTTGAGTTGAGGAATTTAATACAAGTAGGTGCTGCTGCTGGAAGTAAAATTCTAGTGACTACACGCAGTCACTCCATTGCATCTTTGATGGGCACGGTTTCCTCTCACATTTTACAAGGTCTTTCTTTGGAAGATTCAACGTCTCTGTTTGTCAAATGGGCATTTAAAGAAGCAGAAGAGGAAAATTATCCTCATTTGATAAACATTGGCAGAGATATTGTGAAAAAATGCAGAGGGGTTCCATTGGCAGTGAGAACTATAGGGAGTTTACTATTTTCCAAATTCGAAGCAAATGAGCGGGAATATGTGAGAGACAGTGAAATTTGGAATTTGCCACAGAAAAAAGAGGATATTTTACCTACACTCAAATTAAGTTATGATCTTATGCCATCCTATTTGAGGCAATGCTTTGCTTTGTTTTCCCTTTATCCAAAGGATTACGAATTCGTCAATTTCGAGGTAACTACGCTTTGGGGTGCACTCGGACTCCTTGGGTCTCTGAAAAAGAATATGACACAAGAAGATGTTGCCAATCAGTATTTCAATGAACTACTGTCAAGATCTTTTATTCAAGATTTTGTCAGCTGTGGGACAGCTTATACATTTAAAATACATGACGTGGTGCATGATCTAGCCCTGTTTGTGGCAAAAGATGAGTGTCTACTTGTAAATTCCCACATTCGATGTATACCTGAGAGTATTCGTCATCTGTCTTTTGTTGAAAACGATTTGGATGGCAAATCATTCAGTGCAAAATCAGTAGGTGTGAGAACCATTCTCTTTCCTAAGGATGGTGTGGGTGCCAATAGTGAAGCTTTCTTTACATTGGTTTCAAGGTACAAATACTTGCATATTTTGGATTTAAGTTATTCTTCTGTTGGAACTTTGCCTGGTTTCATTGGGAAGTTAAAACATTTGAGATATCTCAGtctttataataataagaaaatcaGGGGACTCCCTGATTCTATTTGTGAGCTTCAAAGTTTGCAAGTGTTGGACCTTGGTGGATGCCAGGAGCTGGAAGCATTGCCCAAAGGACTAAGAAAATTGATCAGTCTCCGAGATTTTGTCATAACCACAAAGCAAGCTGTTTTGCCAGAGAATGACATTGCAAACTTGAGCTGTCTTCAGTATTTGACTATTGAATGTTGTGATAATGTGGAGTCTTTATTCTCAGGGATAGAACTTCCTCATCTGAAAGCATTAAATGTTAGTAGCTGTAAGAGACTACAGTATTTGCCACTTGACAGTAAGCATTTTCCTGCATTAGAGATTTTGTGTATTAGGATTTGTGACAAATTGGGATTGTCCAAGGGTCCTGAAGATCAGAAGTTCATCTTAAAGTTAAAAACAATACTATTTACTTCACTGCCACAGCTAGGGACATTGCCTCATTGGCTTCAAGGATCTATTAGCACATTACTATCCTTGAGACTAGAACACTGCCACAATCTCGAGGTGCTTCCGGATTGGCTGCCAATGCTAACTTCTCTGAAAGCACTTGACATCACAGATTGCCCGAAGTTGCGTTCTCTTCCAGATGGCATCAATTGCCTCACTGCCCTTGAACGTTTGGAAGTCATAGACTGTCCTGAATTATTCAGAAAATTCACTCTGCAAGTTGGAGAGCATTGGAACCAAATGTCACATATCAAACGGATTAGCATGTTTGAAAGAAAAGATCTGGAATAA
- the LOC137815994 gene encoding uncharacterized protein, whose protein sequence is MTSITNNMSMPQLTEMVNYENWSIQMKVLLGSTYSWEVVQEGFEEPKNTTGYSAAQNKVLKETRSKDKTTLYMLYQAVEEAIFEKTVGASTSKEAWDILEKVLKGAIRVKQMHLQTLRGELEAMKMKELEYVSSYITRVQTVANQLKRNGETLTHARVVEEILRSLTYDFENVVSAIEESRTLEEMNIDDLSGSLEAHEQ, encoded by the coding sequence TCAACTAACAGAGATGGTCAATTATGAAAATTGGAGCATCCAAATGAAAGTCCTTCTTGGATCTACATATTCTTGGGAGGTGGTtcaagaaggttttgaagaaccaAAAAATACCACTGGTTACTCGGCAGCTCAAAACAAAGTGTTGAAAGAGACACGATCGAAAGATAAGACAACTTTGTACATGTTGTATCAAGCTGTTGAAGAGgcaatttttgagaagactgtTGGTGCATCAACTTCAAAGGAAGCATGGGACATCTTGGAAAAGGTGCTCAAGGGTGCAATCCGAGTTAAACAAATGCATCTTCAAACTCTACGAGGTGAGTTGGAGGCCATGAAGATGAAGGAGTTAGAATATGTATCTAGTTACATCACTCGTGTGCAAACAGTAGCCAATCAACTTAAACGCAATGGAGAAACTCTCACGCATGCAAGGGTCGTGGAGGAAATTCTTCGGTCATTGACATATGACTTTGAAAATGTTGTAAGTGCAATTGAGGAGTCAAGAACCTTGGAAGAGATGAACATTGATGATCTCTCGGGTTCTCTTGAAGCACATGAAcaatga